Proteins encoded by one window of Octopus bimaculoides isolate UCB-OBI-ISO-001 chromosome 4, ASM119413v2, whole genome shotgun sequence:
- the LOC106875366 gene encoding uncharacterized protein LOC106875366 encodes MSLLNGSGSPKKRKVVQVILLSGAEFKTYVDVKAKFHEVFNAVVIQLGLRETEYFGLSLLKDGEHHFVNLDEKIHKQATKGWKSGRGEGFDNKGKPLLIVYFRVQFYVDEVCLLREKVTRHLYYLQLKENVLKYRHFCSKERCFQLAAFALQADFGNYYPEKHKSGDYFDPRKYFPAWMVGEHGKEYLIENAPKMHKEQHDVTRNEAELKFIRESIKYPAAHNLHFYRLKKKKTDKIWNAWLGICPKGVEIYEEMTEDFKSLLSTFLWPDIEKLYFDKKKFEIRSVGKPEGRKFTYYTDSDAKSKYILSICRNTHMFHLELEPKLMEIRHLQAEDKRRYRESYIYSDARDMVANGGLVWNTPSGTGRGTTGVVQRCSVVSDASSNTTSGIVSDKVPVSFDENEDHGREIIIDSPPRSNVLGTPSQGQNKFSLQPREVHSVPSLSEHNLVIFSFKDIKVSLMTIWLIDLAAQTTDIVEDLSPVDFPKFDSRPIEVYKSTGRAGSSPNSKSASPHSPSSYRGHLRQQPPQPTAPPPPPPPPQQQQQPPPPPPPPSAQQQQQQQQPSPQPGQLNSATPSPQQVIFNGKIPLKYAITGPPTPVISQQSTPGEKSSKPVSRGDSFKQRCLLHVENNSSGEPTTLAVDNPDSTATNLYSLPPPLSVAHPVSLDSRLHPKNMVPLPSVNYNCPSSNQNLPSTSAAIDHIGGASWAKMVALDSISPCGAGVAWGGGGLPPGPPDKLSPSQLNNVWTNNESPVAGAWNKNLTAICTDQMTCPISAGSQWKSIPAAPSDPSWTADPMCNIVKSDPVVIPMARATFSAIDGAPKHVLPDVLLPELPPQRTTDANLLSATSATTPTIPPKAAPTADVLDLANHTQQSESVNMHVENVTSPSSNTEATNMTSNPSGNTNQLLGNVREKSTRTVPVDSTVEGHRNQAPAPDSVGPVDSNLHLHHPPTVAALSQPQQLPGSSTATSDPDSSVSNTDAKPKSPTKISLKNQKEILHPELEKIRTEANRNSVPFITALFNDHLLLMQHSSSSFCSTDTGTIKSTDSRHSTASNHDMDGRRLSACYPSSTGTMIMCHSTRPYSWHNEKFDLDSQLGYNVGGNGATSPAGLSPSYFNNHHSEPNTLNNFTTPLPTSWTHSIACMPGCGQSLNTYDPQNIASQHMIPARLSCGGHDKNEGSMPHKTLKENIGIA; translated from the exons ACGGCGAACATCACTTTGTTAACTTGGATGAAAAAATTCACAAACAAGCGACAAAAGGATGGAAGTCTGGACGAGGGGAG GGTTTTGATAACAAAGGCAAACCTCTGTTAATTGTCTATTTTCGTGTACAATTTTATGTTGATGAAGTTTGCTTATTAAG gGAAAAAGTAACTAGACATTTGTACTATCTACAGTTGAAAGAGAATGTTTTGAAATACCGGCACTTCTGCAGTAAGGAACGTTGTTTCCAGTTGGCAGCTTTTGCTCTACAGGCTGATTTTGGTAACTACTATCCAGAAAAACATAAATCTGGAGACTATTTTGATCCTCGAAAATATTTCCCTGCTTGG ATGGTTGGGGAACATGGTAAAGAATACCTCATTGAAAATGCTCCCAAGATGCATAAAGAACAACATGATGTCACAAGGAATGAAGCAGAACTGAAATTTATTCGAGAGTCTATCAAATATCCTGCTGCTCATAACTTACATTTTTACCgtttaaagaagaagaaaacagacaaaatttgGAATGCATGGCTGGGTATCTGTCCCAAGGGAGTAGAAATTTATGAG GAAATGACTGAAGATTTCAAGAGTCTTCTCTCAACATTTCTGTGGCCAGACATAGAAAAGTTATATTTCGAT aaaaagaagtttgaaattcGTTCAGTTGGTAAACCAGAAGGACGTAAGTTTACTTACTATACAGACAGTGATGCCAAATCTAAATACATTCTGTCCATATGTCGTAATACTCATATGTTCCATTTGGAACTGGAGCCAAAATTGATGGAAATTCGACACTTACAGGCAGAAG ataagCGAAGATATCGTGAATCATATATCTATAGTGATGCACGTGATATGGTAGCTAATGGTGGTTTGGTGTGGAACACACCATCAGGAACAGGAAGGGGTACTACTGGGGTTGTGCAACGTTGTTCAGTTGTCAGTGATGCTAGTTCTAATACCACATCAGGCATTGTTAGTGACAAGGTACCAGTAAGTTTTGATGAAAATGAAG ATCATGGAAGAGAAATCATTATTGATAGTCCACCCAGGTCAAATGTGTTGGGTACACCTAGTCAAGGACAGAACAAATTTTCCCTCCAGCCTAGAGAAGTTCATTCTGTACCCTCCTTATCAG AACATAACCTCGTGATCTTCAGTTTTAAAGATATCAAAGTATCTTTGATGACAATTTGGCTGATAGATTTAGCTGCTCAAACAACTGACATTGTAGAAGACTTATCACCAGTAGATTT CCCTAAATTTGACAGCAGGCCAATAGAAGTGTATAAATCAACAGGTCGTGCTGGGAGTAGCCCCAACTCAAAGTCTGCCAGTCCGCATTCCCCCAGCAGTTATAGAGGCCACCTACGTCAACAACCACCCCAACCAACAGCACCgcctccacctcctccaccaccacaacagcaacagcaaccaccaccaccacctcctccaccatcagcacagcagcagcaacaacaacaacaaccatctcCTCAACCTGGCCAACTAAATTCTGCCACACCTTCTCCTCAACAGGTTATATTTAATGGCAAGATTCCTCTAAAGTATGCAATAACTGGGCCTCCAACCCCAGTGATTTCACAACAATCAACTCCAGGAGAAAAATCTAGCAAGCCAGTAAGTCGGGGCGACAGCTTCAAGCAACGTTGTCTTCTCCATGTAGAAAACAATTCTTCAGGAGAACCAACTACTTTAGCAGTAGACAATCCTGATAGCACTGCTACCAACCTTTATTCATTACCACCTCCTCTTTCTGTTGCTCATCCAGTCAGCTTAGACTCACGGTTGCATCCGAAAAACATGGTTCCACTCCCTTCTGTCAACTATAATTGCCCATCATCCAACCAGAATCTTCCTTCAACATCTGCTGCCATTGATCATATCGGTGGTGCATCTTGGGCAAAAATGGTTGCATTGGACTCTATTTCACCTTGTGGTGCTGGTGTAGCTTGGGGAGGTGGCGGTCTGCCACCAGGACCTCCTGATAAATTAAGTCCTTCACAACTGAATAATGTTTGGACAAATAATGAATCTCCAGTTGCTGGTGCTTGGAATAAAAACTTGACTGCCATATGCACTGACCAAATGACGTGTCCCATATCTGCTGGGTCTCAATGGAAATCTATACCAGCAGCCCCTTCTGATCCCTCCTGGACGGCTGATCCCATGTGTAATATAGTAAAATCTGATCCAGTTGTGATCCCAATGGCAAGGGCAACATTTAGTGCCATTGATGGTGCTCCAAAACATGTTTTACCTGATGTATTATTACCAGAACTTCCACCCCAGCGAACTACAGATGCAAACCTACTGTCAGCAACATCAGCAACCACTCCAACTATTCCCCCTAAAGCTGCACCTACTGCTGATGTACTGGACCTTGCTAATCATACACAGCAGTCAGAATCTGTTAATATGCATGTAGAGAATGTAACATCACCTTCATCAAATACAGAAGCTACAAATATGACCTCTAACCCTAGTGGTAACACTAACCAACTTTTGGGCAATGTGAGGGAGAAATCTACAAGAACTGTACCTGTTGATTCAACTGTCGAGGGTCACAGAAATCAG GCACCAGCCCCCGATTCTGTTGGTCCGGTTGATTCAAATCTTCATCTACACCACCCACCCACTGTAGCTGCTCTCTCACAACCTCAACAGCTGCCTGGTTCTAGCACAGCTACCTCAGATCCTGACAGCAGTGTCTCTAATACAGATGCCAAACCAAAATCACCAACCAAGATTTCTctgaaaaaccaaaaagaaatttTACACCCAGAGTTGGAGAAAATCAGAACTGAGGCCAACCGGAACTCGGTGCCTTTCATTACTGCACTCTTTAACGATCATTTATTATTGATGcaacacagcagcagcagtttttgCTCTACTGACACTGGCACCATAAAATCCACCGATTCACGGCATTCTACTGCATCAAACCATGATATGGATGGTCGGCGGTTATCTGCTTGTTATCCGAGCAGCACTGGTACTATGATAATGTGCCACTCGACACGGCCTTACAGCTGGCACAATGAGAAGTTTGACTTGGACTCGCAGCTTGGCTACAATGTTGGTGGCAATGGCGCCACATCTCCTGCGGGTCTTTCACCCAGTTACTTCAACAATCATCACAGTGAGCCAAACACCTTGAATAATTTCACCACACCTCTGCCTACCTCATGGACTCATTCAATAGCATGCATGCCTGGATGTGGACAGTCTTTGAATACATACGACCCACAGAATATTGCCTCTCAGCACATGATTCCTGCGAGGCTGTCTTGTGGTGGACATGATAAAAATGAAGGCTCGATGCCCCacaaaactttaaaagaaaatataggaattGCATAA